Below is a genomic region from Puniceicoccaceae bacterium.
AAAGAAGACTTCCTATGCGGAAATCTGCCAGAAGATGAAAGAAGCGGCCGAAGGTCCCCTCAAGGGCATTTTGGAATACACTGAAGATGAAGTGGTCTCTTCGGACTTCATCCACTGTTCTGCCTCCTCGATCTTTGATGCAGGTTCGGGCATTGGGCTGAGCGACACGTTCTTCAAGCTTGTTTCCTGGTATGACAATGAGTGGGGTTACAGTAACCGCTGCGTTGATCTTCTGAAGAAGATTGCTGCGCTCTGAGCTGAACATCTCGCTGCAGAGCATTTTTAAAAACCATCAAAAAGGCGAGTTGCTCACGACTCGCCTTTTTGTCTATCTGAATTCCCGTGGCAATTCGCCACACCGGACAACATTTCTCCAAATTCAATATGAGTAAGGTAAAGACCATTCGCGACGTAGCACTCAAAGGAAAGCTCGTGTTTGTGCGCGTTGATTTTAACGTACCCGTTGAGGGTGGTGTCATCACAGATGATACCCGCATTCAGGCTGCAGTTCCCACGATCCAGTACCTTGTGAAGTCGGGAGCCAGAGTTGTGCTTTCGAGCCACCTCGGACGT
It encodes:
- the pgk gene encoding phosphoglycerate kinase, with the protein product MSKVKTIRDVALKGKLVFVRVDFNVPVEGGVITDDTRIQAAVPTIQYLVKSGARVVLSSHLGR